The following are encoded together in the Lytechinus variegatus isolate NC3 chromosome 19, Lvar_3.0, whole genome shotgun sequence genome:
- the LOC121406288 gene encoding 30 kDa spicule matrix protein-like has protein sequence MQKESRLPVNVWKIFPSDGKEQLRGLCRIIPFKYNRSPYVGGFQVAAHQECGLEQPGAGLVTINTVEENNFIFEWITRFASEPTTVWIGLFQPRVARQGPVWFSGERGILDLVEPLDYGEGAVLFLNDRRRYSPRWEGEDPFEWGSRPSALCEYKVTQAPPTTPPIAPTTKQKTIPIPGPSQQPPILPKRNFPRKPYFPSYHPFGPGPLSLHKPVGTDGFLFEVIRRRAMSHIDKRGNNHYKSGYFPIALP, from the exons ATGCAGAAAGAATCAAGACTCCCAGTAAATGTATGGAAAATATTCCCGTCTGATGGCAAGgaacagctgagaggtctttgCCG GATAATACCCTTCAAATACAACAGGTCACCTTACGTTGGTGGATTCCAAGTTGCTGCCCACCAAGAATGCGGTCTTGAGCAACCTGGCGCCGGTTTGGTCACCATCAACACCGTCGAGGAAAACAATTTCATATTCGAATGGATCACTCGTTTCGCATCAGAGCCAACAACAGTCTGGATCGGTTTGTTCCAGCCTAGGGTAGCTAGGCAAGGACCTGTTTGGTTCAGTGGCGAACGCGGAATCCTAGATCTGGTAGAACCTTTGGATTACGGAGAGGGCGCTGTTCTATTCTTAAACGACCGCAGAAGATACAGTCCCAGGTGGGAAGGTGAGGATCCATTCGAATGGGGGAGTCGACCGTCAGCTCTATGTGAGTACAAGGTCACGCAGGCGCCACCGACTACGCCTCCAATTGCTCCCACCACTAAACAGAAGACAATTCCTATTCCAGGGCCAAGCCAACAACCGCCAATATTGCCTAAGAGGAATTTTCCTCGCAAACCTTACTTTCCGAGTTACCATCCCTTCGGTCCTGGACCTTTGTCGCTACATAAACCAGTGGGTACAGACGGTTTTCTTTTTGAGGTGATCAGACGGAGGGCTATGTCTCATATTGATAAGCGTGGTAACAATCATTATAAGTCGGGATACTTTCCAATCGCACTACCctga